In Streptomyces chartreusis, the following proteins share a genomic window:
- a CDS encoding ABC transporter permease, giving the protein MRSFVPNGLARAAVRFKPASFAGTFVALMMSALIVSACGILLETGVRASVPPERYAKAPVVAAADQYARFVTGSGDSRSESADPLPDTARLDAALAERAARVHGVEAAVPDFTFPVRQGDGVLTGHGWGSHAFTGAVLTSGVAPRTGEVVLAASDERADLGDTVTLETAIGRADFRLSGLAKAGSGDVAEGAVAWFADARSPALAGHPGKADAIAVLAKDGTDADVLAAGVKKALAGSGAEVHTGDGRGAVEDRGLGYAKEMLTGLGGSFGGIAATVAVFTASGTVALSVAQRAREFALLRAVGATPRQIRRAVAAEAVLVAPLAGLLGCLPGIGLAHWWFGQLKDRGAIPDAVELQFSWIPLVVAVGTGLLTALGAGWAAGRRPSKIKPGQALAEASVERLRPGVIRILLGLGALVGGGFLTVVAARSAGDDAANAALGVVMLFMLAVALLGPLVARLCAALFGLALSVGDASASLAAANSRTNARRLASAITPIVLAMAFASTLVFMHTSESHVAAEQLRAGVTADHVVTDPAGLPIDAAARAARAPGVDAAVGLLETQVLVPVGSGGDRWLQGSSTQGISGSGEQLARVQDLDVRGGSLDRVGKGRIAIDKTLAASAKVGVGDKLPLYLPDGTRTDHEVVAVYGRGLGLAAVTMDRASLAPHVTSPFDSTLLIRGGNAKALASLGEVTDASGYAVEQNTDRELNAWANYTMAAVLGGFAAVAAANTLVMTVLDRRRELGTLRLIGSTRRQVMRMLRWEGLLVALAGIALGTAIAAATLIPMMRGLTGEGPYVPPLVYAAFAGGAVALGLVAVTLPARAALRR; this is encoded by the coding sequence GTGAGGAGCTTCGTCCCCAACGGCCTCGCCCGCGCGGCCGTGCGCTTCAAACCGGCGTCGTTCGCGGGCACGTTCGTCGCGCTGATGATGTCGGCGCTGATCGTCTCCGCCTGCGGCATCCTCCTGGAGACGGGCGTTCGCGCCTCGGTGCCGCCGGAGCGGTATGCGAAGGCGCCGGTCGTCGCGGCGGCGGACCAGTACGCCCGCTTCGTCACGGGCAGCGGTGACAGCCGGTCCGAGTCGGCCGACCCACTGCCGGACACGGCGCGCTTGGACGCGGCGTTGGCGGAAAGGGCGGCGCGCGTGCACGGCGTCGAGGCGGCGGTGCCGGACTTCACGTTCCCGGTGCGCCAAGGGGACGGCGTGCTGACCGGCCACGGCTGGGGGTCGCACGCCTTCACCGGTGCCGTGCTCACGTCCGGGGTTGCGCCCCGCACGGGCGAGGTCGTGCTCGCAGCGTCCGACGAGCGAGCCGACCTAGGCGACACCGTCACCCTCGAAACCGCAATCGGCCGGGCCGACTTCCGTTTGTCAGGGCTGGCGAAGGCCGGCTCCGGCGACGTGGCCGAGGGCGCCGTCGCATGGTTCGCCGACGCCCGCTCCCCCGCGCTCGCCGGGCATCCCGGAAAGGCCGACGCGATCGCCGTACTGGCCAAGGACGGTACGGACGCCGATGTTCTCGCCGCCGGTGTGAAGAAGGCGCTCGCCGGCTCCGGCGCCGAGGTGCACACCGGCGACGGCCGCGGCGCCGTCGAGGACCGGGGGCTCGGGTACGCCAAGGAGATGCTGACCGGGCTCGGCGGCTCCTTCGGCGGGATCGCCGCGACGGTCGCCGTCTTCACGGCGTCCGGGACGGTCGCGCTGTCCGTCGCCCAGCGTGCTCGCGAGTTCGCGCTGCTGCGTGCCGTCGGCGCCACCCCGCGGCAGATCCGCCGCGCGGTCGCCGCCGAGGCGGTGCTCGTCGCGCCGCTCGCCGGGCTGCTCGGCTGCCTGCCCGGAATCGGGCTCGCGCACTGGTGGTTCGGCCAGCTGAAGGACCGCGGGGCCATCCCGGACGCCGTGGAGCTGCAATTCTCCTGGATCCCGCTCGTCGTCGCGGTCGGCACCGGTCTGCTGACCGCACTCGGGGCCGGCTGGGCGGCGGGGCGTCGCCCGTCGAAGATCAAGCCGGGGCAGGCGCTCGCCGAGGCGTCGGTGGAGCGGCTGCGGCCGGGCGTGATCCGGATCCTGCTGGGCTTGGGCGCCCTGGTCGGCGGTGGGTTCCTGACGGTCGTGGCCGCCCGTTCGGCCGGGGACGATGCCGCCAACGCGGCTCTCGGCGTCGTCATGCTCTTCATGCTCGCCGTCGCGCTGCTCGGCCCGCTGGTGGCGCGGCTGTGCGCGGCACTGTTCGGGCTCGCGCTGAGCGTCGGCGACGCCTCGGCGTCACTGGCCGCCGCCAACTCTCGTACGAACGCTCGCCGGTTGGCCTCCGCGATCACCCCGATCGTGCTGGCCATGGCCTTCGCCTCGACCCTCGTCTTCATGCACACCAGCGAGAGCCATGTCGCCGCGGAGCAGCTACGGGCCGGCGTCACCGCGGACCACGTGGTCACGGACCCCGCCGGGCTGCCGATCGACGCCGCCGCCCGGGCCGCCCGCGCACCCGGCGTCGACGCGGCCGTGGGCCTGCTCGAAACGCAGGTGCTGGTGCCAGTCGGCTCCGGCGGCGACCGATGGCTGCAAGGCTCGTCGACGCAGGGAATCTCGGGCTCCGGCGAGCAGCTCGCAAGGGTGCAGGACCTCGACGTACGCGGCGGCAGCCTGGACCGCGTAGGCAAGGGCCGGATCGCCATCGACAAGACGCTCGCCGCGTCGGCGAAGGTCGGGGTGGGCGACAAGCTGCCCCTCTACCTCCCGGACGGCACCAGGACCGACCACGAGGTCGTGGCCGTTTACGGCCGCGGGCTCGGCCTCGCCGCCGTGACCATGGACCGCGCCTCCCTCGCACCCCACGTCACCTCGCCCTTCGACAGCACACTGCTGATACGGGGCGGAAACGCGAAGGCCCTCGCCTCACTCGGCGAGGTCACCGACGCCTCCGGCTACGCCGTCGAGCAGAACACCGACCGCGAACTCAACGCTTGGGCCAACTACACGATGGCCGCCGTACTCGGCGGCTTCGCGGCCGTCGCCGCCGCCAACACCCTCGTGATGACCGTCCTCGACCGCCGCCGCGAACTCGGCACACTCCGCCTCATCGGCTCCACCCGACGCCAGGTCATGCGCATGCTCCGCTGGGAAGGCCTGCTGGTGGCTCTGGCCGGCATCGCCCTCGGCACGGCCATCGCGGCAGCGACCCTGATTCCGATGATGCGCGGCCTGACGGGCGAGGGGCCGTACGTACCTCCGCTCGTCTACGCAGCCTTTGCCGGGGGCGCGGTGGCCCTGGGCCTGGTGGCGGTGACGCTGCCGGCCAGGGCGGCGTTGCGGCGCTGA